A single window of Bombus pascuorum chromosome 1, iyBomPasc1.1, whole genome shotgun sequence DNA harbors:
- the LOC132915416 gene encoding farnesol dehydrogenase-like yields the protein MNCWNGKVALVTGASGGIGLAISEALASHGIKVIGLARRMDKLVEAAAMIGKHLFFPMRCDITEEDQILGTFNTIEEKFGGVDILVNNAGIFSLSYVMESDSMECQDLINTNLMAPAILAREAMNSMRKRQSRGHIINISDIAGLYLEAISIPMGMYGPSKYALQALGIELRHEISAAALDIKITTISPGYVRTDMLKRLYTYMNVSPDTLLKDRDIAEIVIYVLGTPGSVEIAEITVLPQGLGSNAILP from the exons ATGAATTGTTGGAACGGAAAAGTAGCACTTGTGACTGGCGCGAGCGGAGGAATTGGTCTCGCGATATCGGAAGCTCTGGCTAGCCATGGAATTAAAGTGATTGGTTTAGCAAGAAGAATGGATAAGCTCGTGGAAGCTGCTGCAATGATTGGAAAGCACTTATTTTTTCCGATGAGGTGCGATATAACGGAAGAAGATCAAATACTTGGAACGTTCAACACGATCGAGGAAAAGTTTGGTGGCGTTGACATTCTAGTGAATAATGCTGGCATCTTCAGTCTCTCATATGTCATgg AGTCAGATTCCATGGAATGTCAGGATCTCATTAATACTAACTTGATGGCTCCAGCAATTCTTGCACGAGAAGCAATGAATTCTATGAGAAAACGCCAGAGTAGGGgtcatataattaatatctccGA CATAGCCGGATTATATCTTGAAGCTATAAGCATACCGATGGGCATGTATGGTCCTAGTAAATACGCTCTACAAGCTCTAGGGATAGAACTCCGTCACGAAATATCGGCGGCCGCACTGGATATCAAAATAACG acCATTAGCCCTGGATATGTTCGGACGGATATGTTGAAACGGCTTTATACTTACATGAATGTCTCCCCAGATACTTTATTAAAAGATAGGGACATCGCCGAAATAGTGATTTACGTGCTAGGAACACCGGGATCGGTAGAG ATTGCGGAAATCACGGTGTTACCACAAGGCTTGGGATCTAATGCTATTTTACCATGA
- the LOC132915425 gene encoding farnesol dehydrogenase-like, whose amino-acid sequence MNAWLGKVAVVTGASGGIGLAISKALASYGIRVIGLARRMEKLTEASAMIGQYLFHPIECDIKVEDEILNTFKYIEEHFGGVDILVNNAGIFNRSYIIDSDTTEFQDVINTNLMAPAILAREAMNSIKKRNARGHIINISGTPGLYLQAVTVPIGMYGPSKYGLKALGIELRHEIALAELNIKLTTISPGFVQSDMLKDLYEFLNLSEDGFLKDTDIADTVIYVLGTPESVEIAEITVLVQGKGSNAIVG is encoded by the exons ATGAATGCTTGGTTAGGAAAAGTAGCAGTTGTGACTGGCGCGAGCGGAGGAATTGGTCTCGCGATATCGAAAGCTTTGGCTAGCTATGGAATTAGAGTGATTGGTTTAGCAAGAAGAATGGAGAAGCTCACGGAAGCTTCCGCAATGATTGGACAGTATCTATTTCATCCGATCGAGTGCGACATAAAGGTAGAAGATGAAATACTTAATACGTTCAAATATATCGAGGAACACTTTGGTGGCGTTGACATTCTAGTGAATAATGCTGGTATCTTCAATCGCTCATACATCAtag ACTCAGATACCACGGAATTTCAGGATGTCATTAATACCAACTTGATGGCTCCAGCAATTCTTGCACGAGAAGCAATGAATTCTATAAAGAAACGCAACGCTAGGGgtcatataattaatatctcaGG CACTCCCGGATTATATCTTCAAGCTGTAACCGTACCGATCGGCATGTATGGTCCTAGTAAATACGGTCTAAAAGCTCTAGGGATAGAACTCCGTCACGAAATAGCACTGGCCGAACTGAATATCAAATTAACG acCATTAGCCCTGGATTTGTTCAGTCGGATATGTTAAAGGATCTTTATGAATTCTTGAATCTCTCCGAAGATGGTTTTTTAAAAGATACAGACATTGCCGATACAGTGATTTACGTGCTAGGAACACCGGAATCGGTAGAG ATTGCGGAAATCACGGTGTTAGTACAAGGCAAGGGATCTAATGCTATTGTAGGATGA
- the LOC132907040 gene encoding farnesol dehydrogenase-like, whose protein sequence is MMNRWIGKVAIVTGSSGGIGLAISKALTSHGIKVVGLARRIDKLHEAAREIGKDKFFPIECDVTNEEDILKVFKWIDEKFGRLDILVNNAGVFSSTPIIDSKTEEYRKLIDTNLIAPAIFAREAVKSMKKHNAKGHIINISSIAGLCLESISIPIGMYGPSKYGLRALGTELRHEIVAAKLNIKITNISPGAVITDMIKSIRNITHIPDDYGLKDADIAEAVIYVLGTPEKVEIAEITITPHGTATSGTPQHN, encoded by the exons ATGATGAATCGCTGGATTGGAAAGGTAGCAATTGTGACTGGCTCGAGCGGAGGAATCGGTCTCGCTATATCGAAGGCTCTGACTAGCCATGGCATTAAAGTAGTTGGTTTAGCAAGAAGAATAGACAAGCTTCACGAAGCTGCCAGAGAAATTGGAAAGGATAAGTTTTTCCCGATCGAGTGCGATGTAACGAACGAAGAAGATATTCTTAAGGTGTTCAAATGGATCGACGAAAAGTTTGGTCGCCTTGATATTCTAGTGAATAATGCTGGAGTTTTTAGTTCCACACCTATTAtcg ACTCAAAAACTGAAGAATATCGTAAACTCATTGATACTAACTTGATAGCTCCAGCAATTTTTGCACGAGAAGCAGTAAAATCTATGAAAAAACACAATGCTAAGGgtcatataattaatatctctag cATAGCCGGATTATGTCTTGAATCTATATCCATACCGATCGGCATGTACGGTCCTAGTAAATATGGCTTAAGAGCTCTAGGGACAGAACTCCGTCACGAAATAGTCGCAGCTAAGCTGAATATCAAAATCACG AATATTAGCCCTGGAGCTGTGATAACGGATATGATAAAAAGTATTCGTAATATAACACACATCCCTGATGATTATGGCTTAAAAGATGCGGACATCGCTGAAGCAGTGATCTACGTGCTGGGAACGCCGGAAAAGGTAGAG ATTGCAGAAATTACGATAACACCACATGGCACGGCAACTTCAGGTACTCCACAGCATAACTGA